In Nicotiana tabacum cultivar K326 chromosome 10, ASM71507v2, whole genome shotgun sequence, the DNA window caaaaattaaattaacaacCTTTTTCTTGATAAGGCCTgtagcaatttaacatcaaacTCCAAAAGAATTACTTTCCATGAAAACTTATCtctagcactcaaatatgtatactcttatCAATACGTAGGTTTGATaaaaaaacttataacatttgcCTTGAGtgtcattttttcaaaaagatttaaaataaaattttacaaaacggcatgacactacatatgcaatAAAATATTTAGTacatggagacatccgtacttgtttgtccccacaagcacaaaagcacatttgcaaacaacttaCGTATTAACTTGAAACATGCTTTTAGATaaagtccctcaagaagagtaagttttaatcaacttacctcactttcgctttattaacattcacaagatTTCAATCCCCTTCCATCATTCCAATGTTTATTAAAAAGCTCAACATCAGCAACAAgttgatatctacaattagatatcttagttacatcaaaatatgacctaagatattAATCAATATCCATATATGACTCATAaattggctacaagcctccaacaactcaaatcgccaaatagATTAACAAGCTATACCATTCAACTTCATCCTTATATTTTAATACCCATTCGAAATCATTAATAatactacatcaattgtccaatgccaccaagttactattcatcatcttccatAATCAAAACTTGCACAATATACAATTCGgatgattacttagttgatcacctccatcttttgctaacaaataattccataggttcattgtattcaatcaatttcatcgccaagattcACCATtcattttctctcttattttctcaaaagtactattcatgccatgaacaagagttttataatccaatctttcaaccaatAAAACTTGTAACAGatacttcaaatacttctaactactcataataaactaGTTTGAAGTATTGAAATTACCTAGAGtaaatcaatcttgaaaaatcacaactttggtgatttttgtatGCTTGAGATTTGACGATGAAATCTAGAATTTGAATGTTAGAATGATGTTAGAACTgatgtatattgagtaagaatcaacccaaaataatattaacaacttaccttggtCGATTGGACTTTATTTGAGCTTAAAATCGCCCCTTCACCttaagaaccctaacccccaatagTCAAACTACTCTCTCCCCCGACTTGGTATTTATAGgctgatagtaggctatatagttaatatttacaccttaatatgaccataatttgttgttattttatagataaattgccaacaaaatgctctaaataatgttcttttgtttagcagggaatattatatgagaggaagcaacatggagtgttttggaggcgataatgtgaagaaaaaTGCCCACTCGAGAAGTACCCGAACACAAAGAAGAATAAATGGTCTGGGCAAGAAGGCCACCGCGGTGAACCGCGGTAGATTAATAACGTAAGGCAGAAAGGTCATCATTCAACGCGGTCGACCACGGCTGGCCGCGACCGCGGTGCACTGTTCACGCTGTTGGAAAGCTTGAGGAACAAAGTGTAAAATCAGGGAAAATTTTGTAAAACCCTTATATGCTTTAAAAACTCGCCCAAAATTGTGCTAAGTTGGTTTTAGACTacttttggaggcaagaacaagagtgagaagatcaaccaaacattagagtttttctatctccttttagttcttgcaattttacattatgaacaatttagtagttttctcttattttgttatgagtagctaagtacttatctagggttgatggaactaattgttggttgaagttttgactcaagctgttataatcgagccggatttatgatatgattgttcaactacgttttgtatggtgattaattgaatgggaCCTTGATTAATCATGTCTAATTACTTATATTACATGAGAGAGAATATTAGGTTAGATAGCTGTTGAataacaccacttttgggtaattgaagagattcattacttgaacttaaaattgggtttagagataacaaaactttggtgggataatttagagttgcataactattgtcagctagagtagttcgagagaatgctctagtaaattattgtagttgatcgaTAGATAATTATGATAACCCATAACTCTTAATCCTCATAGAATATTACGACAAGATTATAGCAGAAGAGTCAAGACCTAAAcaagcaattggggaaatcaccgccctagacctttttaccattgaattatctttgttttagcttactgttgtttttaatagtagttgaagtagttaaacaaaaaaACCCAATCTTTATTGATCATAAATCTTGCATCTAGATATTgattgagttgataataacattgCCGTAGAATGcaatagataggttagttccctgaggattcgattttggacttaaaatcagattatatttgcagcgactaCTTTGTCCTTtaaaaggcatagttgggcgttatcaaattttggcgccattgccggggaactaacggtgttatttattacaacttagaagtagtgttaaaattattagttcaaatcaaTTTCCAAAggtgttaaacaattttctttgaaattctGACGTTTGAACTCTTGTGGAATTCATGTGTATGCATAGAAATTCTTCGAGGACTGGAGAACTGCTTGAAGGACTTTCAGACCCCGAGAAAACATTCAGGGCATTGAACTGTTCCAACAAGAGAATCCAACAATCAGAACAACCCCACCAGTTTGAAATTGACATGGGTGACGTAGAGAACGTCAACGAAAACATCAGGGATGAGCCAGCTGACCCAAACGTCAGAGTGGTGGCACATCTTATGCCAGAAGCTGCACTTTATGATTGGGCTCAACCCACAGCTGACAACCTGGCAactaaatagcatcgaacttcctcaaaatccgtgggagtccaacaacaaaatccatggtgatccgctcccacttcatctttggaatatctaaccgcTGAAGCAAGTCTCtaaccgctgaagcaagccacccggtctttgatgctcatatttcacatgctgacaattgagacaccgagctacaaattccacaatatccttctttattatcctccaccaatagtgctgtctcaaatcctgatacatcttcgcggcacccggatggatggaataccgcgagctatgagcctcctctagaatcaactcccaaagcccatctacattggccACACATATCCtgtcctgcatcctcaatacctcatcatcactaatagtcacatctctgtcATCGTCGTTCTGaactttgtccttgaggacaagcaaatgaggatcatcatagtgacgttctctgatgcgatcaaacaaggaagaccgagaaaccacacaagctaagaatcgattaggctccgaaatatccaacctcacaaaccgattggacAAGGCCTGAACGTCAATtataagaggtctctccccaataggaatatacgccaaactgcccatactcaccgccttcctactcaaggcgttggccactacattggccttctccAGATGGTACAGGATAGTTATATCATAAttctttagcagctccaaccatatccgctgcctcaaattgagatccttctgcttgaacaaatattggaggctacaatgatcaataaacacctcacaagacataccatagagataatgcctccaaatcttcaacacgtggacaatggaagccaactccaaatcataaatagggtaattcttcttgcCCGCAATTCAAGCGGAGACATTCTAGATCACCAACAACATGCTGCATCTGCTACAGAATAAAGGATTATTTTCCGGGTCACACATTGAAGACCCTCAGCAACATTTGAAAAACTTTCTGTCAATTTGTGTGACTCAAAGGCAACCAAATGTGACCCTATAAGCTATCATGCTATTACTGTTCCTGTGCTCTATGACTGGGGAAGCTCAGACTTGGCCGAATTCACTCCCAATCAATTCCATTGTCACCTGGGAGGAATTAGTAAAGCAGTTCCTGAATAAGTTCTACCCGTCCAACAAGACTGCAAGGCAGATTGATGAAATATTGTAGTACAAGCAGCAACCGACTGAGACCTTGCAAGAAACTTGGGAAAGATTTAAAGGGATTCTGGTAAAGTGTCCTCACCATGGCATTCCAGACTAGATGCTTGTccagagattctacatgggttTAGCTGATAATTtaaaggccaatgtggatgcttcAGCTGGAGGTGCATTTTTGAGTAAGACATTCACCGAGTGCAAAGTccttcttgacaagatgtcccagaATTCAGGGTGGATGACTAGAGGTACAACACTAGCACCCATAGTGCATTCAGTTCCTCTTGACCCAAATAATTCGCATGCAGAGAACATGGCCACACTTATGACTTAGATGAGTATTTTGACAAAGAAGATAGATGAGATGGGTATGAAACAGGTGCATATTGTTGACACGACAAATGGAGGACTGTGTACACCCTGTGTTAATCAGTCTTATGTGTGTTCATGGAGCGAAGAAGTGAAAATCAAGGGGCAAGGGAAGACATGAATTATGTTAACAACTTTGGGGGTCAGAGACAAGGAGGACAGTAGTGGAGATCAGCACTAAATCAGCAATACAGACCCAACATGCCTCGGCCTGGGGGCATGCAAGTTCAAGGACAAATGGTGCCATACCACTAGAGACAATCGGGCTACCCACAGTAGAACCAGCAACAGTTGACATATCAGCCACCTCCTCAACAACAAGATAACAACATGGTAGAGATCAGGGGGATGCTCCAGCAAATCATTGGGACAAATGGTAAGATGCAAGAAAATTTGGCAGTACATGATTCAGCTATAAAGAACATTCAAACTCAGTTGGGGCAGTTGTCTATGGAGTTAAACAACCGCCCCCAGGGAACATTGCCAACGGACACAAATATTAACCCCAAGGAGCAAAACCCGAATCCGCTGATGGCAGTAAGTCTCCGGAATAGGAGAGATTTAGACAAAGAGCAGGAGGTTGCACAAGCCAGCAAAGAGACTACGCCAGCCACTCCAATTCCACTAGAGGTAGATGAACCATCAAATCTGACTGAAGTGGTGGTTGAACAAGGTCAAGATGAAAAGGGTAAGGCTAAGGTAAATGAACAAGCTGCAGAACAGGTGGTGCCTCTTGTACCACAGAACCCCAATAGAGAGAAGCTAGAAAGcagtgcacaaagggtgatacatgcaccattccctcagagactggtaaaacaatggaaggaagatcaatacaagaaattcatggagatgctGCGTCAAATTCAGTTGAATATTCCTTTGATGGATGCCTTCAGGGAGATGCCAGGTTATGCGAAGATGATGAAAGACCTAATGTCATGGAAGTTTGATTTTCAAGACCTATCCATAGTGACTCTAACGTAGACCTGCAGCACAGTAGTGACCAGACCGATGGCTCAAAAGATGCCCGACCCAGGTAGCTTCACTATTCCATGCACGATTGGGAGTTATACCTTTGCAAAggcattatgtgatttgggaacCAACATAAATTTGATGCCTCTGGATTTATACACCAAATTGGGCATTGGCAAAGCTAGATCGACTTCGATGCTGCTGAAATTGGCTGATCGCACGGTAAAAAGGCCTACTAGGattcttgatgatgtgttggtgcaagtgGGGAAGTTCGTGTTCCCTGCAGACTttgttattctagactgtcagGTAGATGAGGAGATACCTATCATTTTAGGTAGGCCATTTTTGGCCACTGGGAGAGTACTGATCAATTGTGAGACTGGGGAATTAAAAATGAAACTGAACGATGAAGAAGTCATATTCAATGTTCAGCAATCTATGAGGAGACCCAATGAATATGCTAATTGCTCTCTAGTGGAGGCAGTGGATATGATTCTGCAAGAAGATGATGTGACCCTGATTGCTAAAGATCCATTGGAGGCATGTCTGAcaaatttagaagagatggatggtGAAAGGTTAGCTGAGTGGGTCATGTCACTTGAAGGCCAAGGATTCTGGAAAAGGGACCCTCAGTTCGAGTCCCTGGAGTTAGAAAAAAGGGCTACACCTCCAGCAAAGCCATCAGTAGAGGAACCACCCAAGCTGGAGCTGAAGCCGCTCCCAGATCACCTCGGCTACGTTTTCTTAGGACTTAATTCTACTTTGCATGTTATTATATCATCCGGTTTGctagatgtgcaggtagaacatCTCTTACAGGTACTGCAGGAAAGTAAGACTGCCATTGGCtagaccatggcagacataaagggtatcaaCCCAGCCTTCTATATGCACAAGATTCTCTTGGAAGAAGGGCACAAACCTTCTAGAGAACATCAACGAAGGTTGAACCCGAACATGAAAGAGGTagtaaagaaggaagtgatcaaatggttagatgcgggaatcatcttccccatctctgatagcaatTGGGTCAGCCCTATCCAATGTGTGCTGAAAAGGGGGAATGATTGTTGTGCAAAAtgagaacaatgagttgatctcaactcGTACAGTCACGGGATGGCGGATTTGCATGAATTACCGAAAATTGAACACAGCCACCCGGTAGGACCACTTACCCTTGCCTTTCAGTGACCAAATATTGGACAGGCTGGCCGGGAGATCGCacttctgtttcttggatggatattcggggtataatcataTATCAATAGCCCcaaagatagagagaaaacatccttcacttgtccgtatggcatcttcacctttcggagaatgccttttgggcttTGCAATGCACCAGCGACATTTCAACggtgcatgttagccattttcacatacatggtggaggatattttggaggtctttatggatgatttctccgtggTGGGAGATTCATTCGAGGTCTGTCTTCACAACTTAAGaagagtgctcaaaagatgtgtggagacaaatttagtgttgaactgggagaagtgccattttatgtTTCAGGAAGGGATAGTCctggggcatcgagtgtccagtaaaGGAATTGAGGTCAACCATGCTAAGATTGACGTGATTGAAAAACTACCACTGCCCTCTTCAGTCAAGGCggtgagaagtttccttgggaACGCCGGGTTCTATAGGCGATTCATAAAAGAtttctccaaaattgctaacccattatgcaaactccttgaaaaggatcacccctttgtgttttctaatgattgtaggttggcatttgaggagctgaagaagcGATTGGTGACTGTACCCATCATTtttgcacccaactgggagcagccatttgagctcatgtgcgacgcaaGTGACTATGCCATAGGAGCAGTCTTAGAGCAGCGAAAGGATAAACTGATGCACCcgatttactatgcaagcagaaCGCTAAGCGGTACACAACTCAATTACACCGTGACGGAAAAGGAAATGTTGGCTATCGTTTTTGCATTCGACAAATTCAGGGCATACTTGATTGGCTCGAAGGTTATGGTTTACACTGACCATGCAACAATTAGGTACCTGGTAGAAAAGAAAgagtcaaagccacgcttgatTCGTTGGGTTCTTCTATTGCAAGAATTTGATCTGGAGATACGTGATAGAAAAGGGAGagagaaccaagtagctgaccatCTTTCACAgttggaaggagctgaaaagaaggtagaggtTGAGGATATAACAGAGACATTCCCGGATGATCAGTTACTGGAAATGACAATGGAGGAGGCACCATGGTATGCTGATAATgctaattatttagcaagtggtattgtaccttatgaactctccttaatacaaaagaaaaagttctttcgtgattgtcggtattattattgggatgaacctctgttgtttaaaatatgtgtagataacatgatccggcggtgtatccccgagaaagatcaacattctgttttgcaggcttgccatgcttcaccatatggtggacactttggaggaattcGGACAACAACTAAGGTGTTGGAGTCAGGCTTGTACTGGCCTACtctgttcaaggatgcccatgcttgggTTAAAAGctgcgatgaatgccaaagaaCTGGCAACATATCTCATAGACACAAGATGCCAATAaccacaattcaagaggtggagacTTTTAACATGTGGGGGATTAACTTATGGGGCCATTCGTTAGCTCGTATGGTAACAAGTACATATTGGTAgcagttgactatgtctccaagtgggtcgaagaAGTGGCTCTTTCGGCCAATGATGCTAAAGGGGTACTAGGCTTTCTAAAGAAGAACATTTTCACACGTTTTAGTACCCCAAGAGTTATACTCAGTGATGGCGGAACCCATTTCTGCAGTAGAGCATTCGCATGGCTGTTGGAAAAATATGAAGTTCGTCATAAAGTGACCACCCCTTACCATCCACAATCGAGCAGGCAAGTTGAAGCATCCAACAGGGAGATTAAAAGTGTCCTCACAAAAATAGTGAATGCAACAAGGACTGACTAggcaaagaaattggatgatgcattatgggcgtaCTGCACAGCCTTCAAAaccccaattggtatgtcaccatacaagttggtatTTAGCAAGGCATGCTACCTCCCAATTGAGCTAGAGCATAAAACACTTTGGGCATTGCGGCAGTTAAACTTAAACATGGAGACAGCAGGTACTAACAGAATCACTGGGTTACATGAGCTCAAGGAATTCAAGTTCCAGGCCTTTGAGAGTGCtagattatacaaagaaaggatgaaattAATGCATGATAAGAACATCTTGGATCGAAACTTCAAACTCGGAGATTTAGTGTTGTTTTACAACTCGAGATTGATATTGTTTCCGGGTAAGTTAAAGTCTCGATGATTAAGACCCTTCAGAGTGGTGCAAATATTCTTAAGTGGACCTGTCGAGATTAAATTAGAAGATAGGAAAAATAAGTTCACAgtaaatgggcaaaggttgaaacaatACCTTGGAATGGCTGAAGAAAAAGGGGATAGAGTAGTAATCACTTTGGAAGAGCCCCAGTACGCGAATGAAGAGTGATGATCAAATgcttgcgtcgtgccgcgatgttaaatcaggcgctgcgtgggaggcaacccacgaatGTTGTTGTTAGTGTGTTCATAAAAAAAAACAACGCCAGCACCACGAGTGCGGCACGACCGCGGTAAACTACGATGGAATGCAAACTCTCTGCCTCAAATTTTACATCAGACCGCGACCGCGATGGATTGCGGTAAACCGCGGTGAGGCGTAAACTTTCTGTCTCACGATTTTAAACCCACCGCGGCTGCGGTGGACCGCGTGGGTACTaggtatttttcatttttttccattttacttgttcttttcctcttcttttaatttaataaCCCCCTATTATAACAAAACCCACCTCCCccaaatatcaaaacaaccagcACCCCCTTCTCATTCTAATTCTTCATCTCCCTCTCTTCacaaccctaacccccaaatcccttcttcttctccttcttcttcactcATATCAACATCCCCCACCGCCATTCCTC includes these proteins:
- the LOC107818454 gene encoding uncharacterized protein LOC107818454 encodes the protein MAQKMPDPGSFTIPCTIGSYTFAKALCDLGTNINLMPLDLYTKLGIGKARSTSMLLKLADRTVKRPTRILDDVLVQVGKFVFPADFVILDCQVDEEIPIILGRPFLATGRVLINCETGELKMKLNDEEVIFNVQQSMRRPNEYANCSLVEAVDMILQEDDVTLIAKDPLEACLTNLEEMDGERLAEWVMSLEGQGFWKRDPQFESLELEKRATPPAKPSVEEPPKLELKPLPDHLGYVFLGLNSTLHVIISSGLLDVQVEHLLQVLQESKTAIG